A single Curtobacterium sp. MCJR17_020 DNA region contains:
- a CDS encoding metallophosphoesterase, whose amino-acid sequence MEDARRVPEDGAPTFDFDAVDFVTADHHFGHARIIEHARRPFGNVETMDTSLVERWNSVVPPDAVVLHLGDLLMASMNDIGDALALTRQLHGRRLLVPGNHDWVSRATQTRTRIQSMTPLYEAAGWTVLPEVLNGSRHGQLLRASHYPYDTVPIDKLKRVRPVDDGVPLVHGHTHSTAVFTNDDAMMHVGVDAWKFAPVPMSAVDTWLRERI is encoded by the coding sequence ATGGAAGACGCACGACGAGTACCCGAAGATGGAGCTCCGACGTTCGACTTCGATGCCGTCGACTTCGTCACCGCAGACCATCACTTCGGGCATGCGCGGATCATCGAGCACGCGAGGCGTCCGTTCGGCAACGTCGAGACGATGGATACCTCTCTCGTCGAGCGCTGGAACTCAGTCGTCCCGCCGGATGCCGTCGTGCTGCACCTCGGCGATCTGCTCATGGCCTCGATGAACGACATCGGTGATGCTCTTGCCCTCACCCGTCAGCTGCACGGCCGTCGGCTGCTCGTCCCGGGCAACCACGACTGGGTCTCGCGAGCGACGCAGACAAGGACTCGCATCCAATCAATGACGCCTCTGTACGAAGCCGCCGGCTGGACGGTGCTCCCCGAGGTGCTGAACGGGTCACGACACGGGCAACTGCTCCGTGCTTCGCACTATCCGTATGACACTGTCCCGATCGACAAGCTCAAGAGGGTCCGTCCGGTGGACGATGGTGTTCCACTCGTTCACGGGCACACGCACTCGACGGCGGTCTTCACGAATGACGACGCGATGATGCATGTGGGCGTCGACGCTTGGAAGTTCGCACCGGTCCCGATGAGCGCGGTCGACACCTGGCTCCGAGAACGCATCTGA
- a CDS encoding IS481 family transposase, producing MTHRNAPLSVEGRRRLIERCRTRPISHVAAEMGISRACASKWVNRWRQHGGLGLEDRSSAPGTSPTATPAHVVSRIEQLRRDGKHSARRIVTELAADQVVISVRTVTRVLDRLGLNRRRHIDPDGEVNRTPRTITARYPGHMVHLDVKKVGRIPDGGGWRVHGRGSDQHRATGRARTKDRATGGKRPGYVFLHSAIDGYSRLAYTEHLPDETAATTIGFFTRARAFFQAHGITRLTRVVTDNGSNYRADRFHRIVLAHASRHQRTRPYTPRHNGKVERYNRILADEFLYARTFTSEQQRADALKVWNVHYNYHRPHTTAGNMPPATRLRTGVTNVMASYS from the coding sequence GTGACCCACCGTAACGCCCCGCTGTCCGTCGAGGGCCGCCGCCGCCTCATCGAACGCTGCCGCACCCGCCCCATCAGCCATGTCGCCGCCGAGATGGGCATCTCACGGGCGTGCGCGTCGAAGTGGGTGAACCGGTGGCGGCAGCACGGCGGTCTCGGTCTCGAGGACCGCTCCAGCGCGCCCGGAACGTCACCGACCGCGACGCCCGCGCACGTCGTGTCTCGGATCGAGCAACTCCGCCGTGACGGCAAGCACTCGGCTCGCCGCATCGTGACCGAACTCGCCGCAGACCAGGTGGTCATCTCGGTGCGGACGGTAACCCGGGTTCTGGACCGGCTCGGGTTGAACCGTCGCCGCCACATCGACCCCGACGGGGAGGTAAATCGGACGCCGCGGACGATCACGGCCCGGTATCCGGGGCACATGGTGCACCTGGACGTGAAGAAGGTCGGCCGGATCCCTGACGGCGGCGGCTGGCGCGTCCACGGCCGCGGCTCCGACCAACACCGCGCCACCGGCCGGGCACGCACGAAGGACCGCGCGACAGGTGGGAAACGCCCCGGGTATGTGTTCCTGCACTCCGCGATCGACGGGTACTCGAGGCTGGCCTACACCGAGCACCTGCCGGATGAGACCGCGGCGACCACGATCGGGTTCTTCACCCGCGCGAGAGCGTTCTTCCAAGCGCACGGCATCACCCGGTTGACGAGGGTCGTGACCGACAACGGCTCCAACTACCGCGCCGACCGGTTCCACCGCATCGTGCTCGCACACGCGTCCCGGCACCAACGGACACGGCCCTACACGCCCCGGCATAACGGGAAGGTTGAGCGCTACAACCGGATCCTCGCCGACGAGTTCCTCTACGCCCGCACCTTCACCTCAGAACAGCAGCGCGCGGACGCCCTGAAGGTGTGGAACGTGCACTACAACTACCATCGGCCCCACACCACCGCCGGCAACATGCCACCCGCTACTCGTCTCCGCACCGGCGTCACCAACGTCATGGCCTCATACAGCTAG